A window of Kineococcus sp. NBC_00420 genomic DNA:
TGCGTGCCGGGGAGGGCGGGCGTGGGCCGGGCAGGACGCCGGTGTGGACAACGTCGGCGCGGGGCGTCCTGTGGAGACGGCGGCGTCAACGGCCGTCGCGTCGGGAGCTGGGACGCGCTCCGACGACCCCCCGGCAGCGGAGCGCGTCTCGCCGGTCCATCGGCACCAGCGGCAGAAGTGTTACGGATCGGACCATCCACCGCGCGGATGGGCGGTCCCGCGCCTCAGCGGTCGCGCAGCTCCGGGGTGTCCGGCACCTCGATGTCGCGCTTCTGCAGCTCCTCGACGTTGACGTCCTTGAACGTCACCACCCGCACGTCGCGCACGAACCGGGCCGGACGGTAGACGTCCCACACCCACGCGTCGTGCAGGGTGACCTCGAAGTACGTCTCGCCGTCGGCCGTCCGCACCTGCAGGTCGACCGAGTTCGCGAGGTAGAAGCGACGTTCGGTCTCGACCACGTAGGAGAAGAGCGACACGACGTCCCGGTACTCGCGGTAGAGCTGAAGCTCCATCTCGGTCTCGTAGTTCTCGAGGTCCTCGGCGCTCACGGGACCATCATGCCTTCCGCGACAGCGTGGTGTCGGAGGTGAGGTCCGAGAGCGCGTCCTGCGCGTCGGCCTGCGCGGGCACGGCGGCCCCGAGACCGGGCAGGCGCCAGCTGCGACGGTGCTGCTCGCAGCTGCCGTGGACGACGAGCGCCTCGAGGTGGTCCGGTGCGCTGTAGCCCTTGTTGCCGGCCCAGCCGTAGTGCGGGAAGTCCTCGTGGCGCGCGGTCATCACCGCGTCCCGGGTCGTCTTGGCCAGCACGCTGGCCCCGGCCACCGCTGCGCACGACACGTCGGCCTTGATGCGGGTGGTCACGGGTGGCGCCGCGCAGGGCAGCAGCGTGGACGGGCCCTCGAGCTCGTCGAAGAGCGACGCGTCTCGCGGGTCGCTGAGCCAGTCGTGGTTGCCGTCGAGGATGACCAGGTCGGGCAGCACCGGCAGCTGCGCCAGCGCCCGCCGGCCGGCGAGACGCAGGGCGGCGATGATGCCGATGGCGTCGATCTCGTCCGGTTCGGCGTGCCCGACGGCCGAGGCGACCGCCCAGCGGGCCACCTTGGGCGCCAACGCCTCACGCGCGGCGGGGCTCAGCAGCTTGGAGTCACGCAGCCCGAGGGGCGCGGTCCGGGTGTCGGCGTCGACGACGAGCAGCCCGACGCTGACCGGTCCGGCCAGCGAGCCGCGGCCGACCTCGTCCATCCCCCCGACGAGGGTGTGGCCCTCACGCAGCAGCTGCCGCTCCAGACGCAGCGACGGCGGGACGGAGGGTGAGGGTTTGCGCGGACGTGGCGCGGCGGGGCTCACGAGATCCCCGCTTCGCCGCTGACCTGGTCGAAGTCGGACGGGGTGGACAGCCACGCCCAGTGCGAGACCGGCCAGACGATCGCGTAGGCGCGCCCGACGACGAGGTCGAGCGGCACGAAGCCGTCGTGGGGCTTGTCCTGGTTGTAGCGGGAGTCGGCCGAGCGGGCGCGGTTGTCCCCCATCACCCACAGGTTCCCGCTGGGCACGGTGACGTCGCACATCGGCTCACCCTGCGACGTCGAGGAGACGTACGGCTCGTCGATCGCGGTGCCGTTGATGGTGACCGTGCCGTCGGGCGCGCAGACGACGTGGTCGCCGGGCAACCCGACGACGCGTTTGATGAGGTGGTCGTCGGAGTCCTCGGGCAGCAGACCCACGAACGTCAGGGCCTTCGCGACGACGGTGCCGACCGGCCCGCGCTCGGTCGGCGCGGTCTCGTCGAGCCAGCCCCCCGGGTCGGCGAAGACCACGACGTCCCCGCGGTGCAGGTCGAAGGGTCCCGGCGTCAGCTTGCTGACGATCACCCGGTCACCGACGTCGAGGGTCGTCTCCATCGAGATCGACGGGATGAAGAAGGCCTGCAGCAGGAACGTCTTGACGACGAGGGAGACCACGAGGGCCACCACCACGACCAGGACGACCTCCTTGACCGCGGCGAGCACCCCACCGACCGCGGAACGCGGCGCGCCCGGGGGGCGCTGTGCCGAGTCCTGCACGGCGTCGCGGTCCGCGGTCACGAGCCGCTCCCCCGCGCGACCGTCCCGAGGGAGCCGAACGGCCAGGTGACCGCGACCACGCGCCCGATGACGTCGTCGACGGAGACCGTCCCACCACCGGGCGAGCCGAGGTGCGAGCGGGAGTCGACGGAGTCGCTGCGGTGGTCACCCATCAACCACAGCCTGCCCTCGGGGACCTCGATGTCGAAGGGGAGCTCGCTGGGCGCGTCCCCCGGGTAGAGGTACGGCTCCTCGAGCGGGACCCCGTTGACCAGTAGCCGGCCCTGCGCGTCGCAGCAGGTGATGCGGTCCCCCGGCAGCCCGATGACGCGTTTGACGTAGTCGGACTCGCCGGGCCGGAACCCGAGCAGCCCCGCGGCGGCCGCGCCGACGGCGGCCAGGCCCTGGGGGTCCGGCGGCGCGTCGTTGAAGGTCCCGGTGCCGTCGAAGACGACGACGTCGCCGCGCTGGACGTCCGCCGCGTCGACGCGCCAGACCAGGACCCGTTCCCCCGGTTCGAGGGTGGACCGCATCGAGTCGGAGGGGATCGAGAACGTCTGCACCAGGAACGTGCGCACCAGCAGGACGAGCAGCAGGGCGATGGCCAGCACGAGGACGGCCCGACCTCCCCGGGAGCGCTGCCGCCCGCTCGTCTGGGGCGGCTGGGTGGTCGTCACGGAGCTCCTGCCTGGCGGGGTCGTCACCGCGGTCGCAGGGGTCAGCGAGGCGGCTGGGCGATTGTAGTCAGCCGTGACGGGGCCCCGCCCCGAACGACACGAGCCGGGCCCCGCGAGAGCGGGACCCGGCTCGGGTGCTTGCTGCTGAGGTCAGCCGCGGGGCTCGCGACGTTCCTTGATCTTGGCGGCCTTGCCGCGCAGGTCGCGCAGGTAGTAGAGCTTGGCGCGCTTCACGTCACCGCGGGTTACGACCTCGATCTTGTCGATGATCGGGGTGTGCAGCGGGAACGTGCGCTCCACGCCGACGCCGAAGCTGACCTTGCGGACGGTGAAGGCCTCACGGATGCCGCCGCCGGTGCGACGGATGACGATGCCCTTGAAGACCTGGACGCGGGAGCGGTTGCCCTCGACGACCTTGACGTGGACGTTGAGGGTGTCGCCGGCGCGGAAGTCCGGGACGTCGGTGCGCAGGCTGGCCGCGTCGACGTTGTCGAGCAGGTTCATGGTGGTACTCACTTCCCCTGGTGACGCCACAGGTCATCGCTACAGGCATCTGGTCCCGTGACGGGTGCTCCGGCGGGGCTCGCCCCCTGTGGCAGGCGCACCCTCCGCTGCCCGAGGGCAGCAGTCACCGGCCGTCACGGCTCGTTGGTGTCGACCCAGTCTGCCACAGCGGCGGGCTCGACCTGGAATCCGTGATCGCCGGGGGTCCAGCCGAGCTCGGCGAGGACGACGAGGTCGCGCCGGTCGCAGCGCGCGGGGTCGAGGCGGGCCAGCACGTCGGGACGGCGGGTCGCGGTGCGGCGCAGGGCTTCGTCGCGTCGCCAGCGGTCGACCGCGCCGTGGTTGCCGCCCGCCAGGACCGCCGGCACGTCCAGCCCCCGCCACGAGGCGGGTTTGGTGTAGGCGGGGTGCTCCAGCAGCCCGTCGTGCTCGGGGGCGTGGCTCTCCTCGGTCAGGCTGGCGGCGTTGCCGATGACCCCGGGCAGCAGCCGGGCCACGGCCTCGGTGATCGCCAGGACGGCGACCTCGCCACCGTTGAGGACGTAGTCGCCCAGGGAGACCTCGCGCACCCGGATGCGGGTGCCGTAGTGCTCCACGACCCGCGCGTCGATGCCCTCGTAGCGGCCGCAGGCGAAGACGAGCCACGGCTCGGCGGCGAGCTCGACGGCCGCGCGCTGGCTGAACACCTCCCCCACCGGGGAGGGGACGACGAGGACGGGGCCGCGCGGGTCGGCGCCCTCCGGCGGGTCGGTGAGGATCGCGTCGAGCGCCTCGCCCCACGGCTCGGGCTTCATCAGCAGACCGGCGCCGCCACCGTAGGGCGGTGCGTCGACGGTGCGGTGACGGTCGTGGGTGTGCTCGCGCAGGTCGTGGACCCGGACGTCGAGCAGACCCTCCGCCTGCGCCTTGCCGATGAGGGACAGCTGCAGCGGCTGCAGGTACTCCCCGAAGATCGTGACGACGTCCAGCCTCACTCCTCGGGCTCCCCCGGGAGCTCGACGAACAACCCGCCCGGCGGGGACAGCAGGACCTTGCCGCGCTTCACGTCGACCTTGGGGACGAGCGCGGTGACGAAGGGGACGAGGACGTCGCGGCCGTCGGTCCCGGTGATGACGAGGACGTCCTGCGCACCGCCGGTGAGCAGGTCCTTGACCGTGCCCAGCGGGGTGCCGGTCATGGTCACCGCGGCGAGACCCTGCAGCTGGTGGGGGTACCAGGCGTCGTCCTCGGGGTCGGCCTCGTCCTCGAGGTCGACGACGAGACGGGTGTTGCGCAGGGCCTCCGACCCGGTCCGGCCCTCGACCTCGACGAAGGTCAGCAGCAGGGTGCCGTTGTGCCAGCGCGCGGTCGCCACCGTCAGCGGCCCGCGGTCGGGGTCCGTGCGCAGGACCGCGCCGGGCGCGAACCGGGTGTCCGGGTCGTCGGTGCGGACCTCGACGGTCACCTCACCGCGGACACCGTGCGGTCGCCCGATGCGGGCGACGACGTACTCCACCTGGAACTCCTGACTCGAAGGGGGAAAGCAGACAGCGCCGGGGTCGCTCGTGGCGACCCCGGCGCTGCGGGTGGTGCTCAGCTCAGCGCTTGTCCACGTCGACGAGGTCGACGCGGACCGGCTTGCCGCCGGCCAGCGCACCGATGACGGTGCGCAGGGCCTTGGCCGTCCGACCGGCCCGGCCGATGACCCGGCCGAGGTCGTCGGGGTGCACGCGAACTTCGAGCAACGCACCGCGAGACAACGTCTTCGACGTCACCTTCACGTCGTCCGGGTGCCCGACGATGCCGCGCACCAGGTGCTCGAGAGCGTCCGCGAGCACGGGCTCAGGACTCTTCGGCCGGGGTCTCGGCAGCGGCGGCGGGCGCCTCGGCCGGGGTCTCGACGACCTTCGCGGTACCGCCGCCGGGGATGCGCGGGGGCTTCGTGTTCGGGGTCGGGACGCGGTAGGTGCCCTCGGCGCCCGGCAGGCCCTTGAACTTCTGCCAGTCGCCGGTGACCTTGAGCAGCGCCGCGACCTGCTCGGTCGGCTGGGCGCCGACGCTGAGCCAGTACTGGACGCGCTCGGACTTGATCTCGATGGTCGAGGGGTCGGTCATCGGGTTGTACAGCCCGATCTCCTCGATCGAGCGACCGTCGCGCTTGTTGCGCGAGTCGGCGATGACGACGCGGTAGAACGGCGCGCGGATCTGGCCCATGCGCTTGAGGCGAATCTTGACAGCCACGGTGTGGGGTGTCTCCCGGTTCTGGTGTGTTGAGCGGAACCCCTCGGTGTGGGGACGCCGAGCGGTGCAACTCATGGACGCGTAGGTCCCGGGTGAGAGGGTCCCTGGACGAACGAGTGCACCGCCATTGTGCCAGAGGGAACAGAGGCCCCACGACAGGGCGCCCGTCAGACGAGCCGACCGCGCAGCACGACCCGCGGTCGGCGCAGCACCCCGAGGTCGGTCCTGGGGTCACCGTCGAGGACCAGGAGGTCGGCGCTCGCGCCCTCGACGAGGGAGTCGTGCCCGAGCCAGGACCGGGCCGACCACGTCGCCGCGTCCAGGGCCGCGGTCCGCGACAGACCGGCCGCGACGAGCTCGTGCAGCTCGTCGACGATCAGCCCGTGCGGCAGGACGCTGCCTGCGTCGGTCCCGACGAAGAGCGGCACCCCCGCCTCGTGCAGCGCGGCGACGTTGTCGTGGCGACGGGCGTGCAGCGCGCGCATGTGCGCCGCGTAGCGGGGGAACTTCGCGGCCCCGCGGTCGGCGATCCCGGGGAACGTCGCGATGTTCACCAGCGTCGGCACCACGGCCACCCCGGCGGCCGCGACCCGGCCCAGGAGGTCTGGCGGGAGCCCCGTCCCGTGCTCGATCCCGTCGACCCCCGCGTCGAGCAGGTCCTCGACGCCGTCCGCACCGAACTGGTGGACCGTCACCCGCGTGCCCAGCACGTGGGCGGCCGCGACCCCCGCGGCCAGCACGTCGGCCGGCCAGCAGGGCGCGAGGTCACCCGTCGAACGATCGATCCAGTCCCCGACGAGCTTGACCCAGCCGTCGCCGCGCCGGGCCTCGACCCGCACGTGCTCGACGAGGTCCTCGGGTTCGATCTCGTGGGCCAGCCCGCGCAGGTAGCGGCGGGTGCGGGCCAGGTGCCGACCGGCGCGGACGATGCGCGGCAGGTCCTCGCGGTCGTCGATCCAGCGGGTCTCCGACGCCGACCCGGCGTCGCGCAGCAGCAGCGCACCGACGGCCCGGTCGGCGAGGGCCTGGGCTTCGCTGACCTCGTCGGGGACCTGCCCGTGCGGCCCGATCCCGACGTGGCAGTGCGCGTCGACCATCCCGGGGAGGACCCACCCGGGGACGGTCGTCGCGACCCCGGAGGGCTTCGAGAACGTCAGCCGGTCCCCCACGACCCACGCCTGTCCGACCACCTCGTCCGGGCCGGTCAGGATCGGCCCGGTGAGGTGGAGGGTCACTGGCCGAGGTACTTGTCGAACCCCTTCGGCAGGTTCAGGTCGGCGGGGTCGAAACCCTTCTCCGGGTCCGGCATCCCGAACGCGGACCCGGGCGCGCTGACCGCCTTGGTGGCGGCCTCCTGCTCCTGCTGGGCGCGCTTGGCGGGGTTGCCGCTCTTGCCCTTCTTGCCCTTGGCCGCGGCGACACGGGCCTTCTGCTTCTTGGAGGCGCCACCGCCACCCATGCCCGGCATCCCGGGGATGCCCGTCCCGCCGGCCATGCCGTTGCGCAGCGAACGCATCATCTTCTGCGCCTGGCCGAACCGTTCGAGCATGTCGTTGACCGAGGAGGTCGTCTGCCCGCACCCGGCGGCCACGCGGGCGCGACGCGAACCGTTCATGATCTTCGGCTGACGTCGTTCCAGCGGGGTCATCGAGCGGACCATCGCCTCGATGCGGTCGAACTCGCGCTCGTCGAAGGCGTCGAGCTGCTGACGCATCTGCGCCATCCCCGGCAGCATCCCGAGCATCTTCTTCAGCGACCCCATGTTGCGGACCGCGTTGAGCTGCTGGAGGAAGTCGTCGAGGGTGAAGTCCTCGTCGGCGGCGAACTTGGCCGCCATCGCCTGCGCCTGGTCGGCGTCGAAGGCCTTCTCGGCCTGCTCGATGAGGCTGAGGACGTCACCCATGTCCAGGATGCGCGAGGCCATCCGGTCGGGGTGGAACATCTCGAAGTCGTCGAGCTTCTCGCCGGTGGAGGCGAACATGACGGGCTGGCCGGTGACCTGGCGCACCGACAGCGCGGCACCACCACGGGCGTCACCGTCGAGCTTGGTGAGCACGACCCCGTCGAAGCCGACCCCGTCGCGGAACGCCTCGGCGGTGGCGACGGCGTCCTGGCCGACCATCGCGTCGAGGACGAAGAGGACCTCGTCGGGGTTGACCGCGGCCCGGATGTCGATGGCCTGCTGCATCATCTCGGCGTCCACACCGGTGCGGCCCGCGGTGTCGACGACGACCACGTCGTAGTGGTGGTGGTTCGCGTGCTCGAGCCCCTGGCGGGCCACCGAGACCGGGTCGCCGACGCCGTTGCCGGGTTCGGGCGCGAAGACGTCCACACCCGCGCGCTCACCGGTGATCTGCAGCTGGTTGACGGCGTTGGGGCGCTGCAGGTCGCAGGCCACGAGCAGCGGGCGGTTGCCGTTCTGCTTGAGGTAGCGACCGAGCTTGCCGGCCAGCGTCGTCTTCCCCGCGCCCTGCAGCCCCGCGAGCATGATCACGGTGGGCGGGTTCTTGGAGAACCGCAGCCGGCGCGTCTCGCCACCAAGGATGGCGATGAGCTCCTCGTTGACGATCTTGACGACCTGCTGGGCCGGGTTGAGGTTCTGCTGCACCTCCAGGCCGAGGGCGCGTTCGCGGATGCGGGAGGTGAACTCCCGCACGACGGGCAGCGCGACGTCGGCGTCGAGCAGCGCCCGGCGGATCTCCCGCACGGTCGCGTCGACGTCGGCCTCGGTGAGGCGCCCCTTGCCGCGCAGCGACTTGAACGTGGCGGTGAGACGGTCGGAGAGCGTGGCGAACACGCCCACAGCCTAACGGTCGGATCTAGCCCGGGACCTCCGCCGCGTCGGACAGCGCCCGGATCGCCATGGCCACCCGGGGCGGGGAGAGCCGCTCGCCGGAGGCCTCGGCCAGGTAGAGCACGTCGACGGCCTGCGCGGCGTAGGTCGCGACGTGGGCGGAACGGATGTCGATCTGCTCCTCCGCCAGGGCCCGCCCGAGGGCGTGCAGCAGTCCGGGCCGGTCCGCGGCCCGGATCTCCAGCACCGTGGCCCGTTCGGAGGCACCGGGGAGGATGACGATCCGCGGGTGCGCGACGAGCGAACGCACCCCGCCGGCCGGTTTCGGGGTCTGCGCGTCGCGGGCGGCGAGCCGGTCCAGGAGCGTGACGTCCCCGCCGACGATCCGGTCCAGGCTCTGGCGCAGCAGGACCGCCGACGGCGGATCGCCGCTGGGCGACTCCACCCACCAGGAGTCCACGGCCACGCCCTCCAGCGTCCGCACCAGCGCCGAGCGGACGAGGAAGCGGTGCCCGGCGAGCAGGCCGGCGAGGTCGGCGAAGACCCCCGTCCGGTCCGGGGTGACGACGGTGACGACGAAGAACCCGTCGACCTCGCGCACGGTGACCCGGGTCTCCCCGTCGCGCGCGACGGCGGCGGCGAGTGCCTGCTCGGCCTCGTCGAAGGGCGCCGGACCGGGCGCCTCCTCCCCCGAGAGGCTCTTGCGGGCGCGGGCGACGAGGTCGTCGACGAGGCGGGCCCGCCAGGGCGACCACGCCGCGGGGCCCGCGGCGCGCGCGTCGGCCTCGGTGAGCGCCCGCAGCAGCTTGAGGGTCTCGGCCTTGCCGTCGACGGCGGCCACGAGGGCCGCGACGGTCTGCGGGTCGTCGGGGTCGCGTCGGGTGGAGAGGTCGACGAGCGTGAGGTGCTCGGCGACGAGCCGCTCGACGACGGAGGCGTCCTCGGCGTCGAGCCCGACGCGTTCGGCGACGGCCCGGGCCAGCGGCGCGCCGCGGCGGGAGTGGTCC
This region includes:
- a CDS encoding DUF2469 domain-containing protein — encoded protein: MSAEDLENYETEMELQLYREYRDVVSLFSYVVETERRFYLANSVDLQVRTADGETYFEVTLHDAWVWDVYRPARFVRDVRVVTFKDVNVEELQKRDIEVPDTPELRDR
- a CDS encoding ribonuclease HII gives rise to the protein MSPAAPRPRKPSPSVPPSLRLERQLLREGHTLVGGMDEVGRGSLAGPVSVGLLVVDADTRTAPLGLRDSKLLSPAAREALAPKVARWAVASAVGHAEPDEIDAIGIIAALRLAGRRALAQLPVLPDLVILDGNHDWLSDPRDASLFDELEGPSTLLPCAAPPVTTRIKADVSCAAVAGASVLAKTTRDAVMTARHEDFPHYGWAGNKGYSAPDHLEALVVHGSCEQHRRSWRLPGLGAAVPAQADAQDALSDLTSDTTLSRKA
- the lepB gene encoding signal peptidase I → MTADRDAVQDSAQRPPGAPRSAVGGVLAAVKEVVLVVVVALVVSLVVKTFLLQAFFIPSISMETTLDVGDRVIVSKLTPGPFDLHRGDVVVFADPGGWLDETAPTERGPVGTVVAKALTFVGLLPEDSDDHLIKRVVGLPGDHVVCAPDGTVTINGTAIDEPYVSSTSQGEPMCDVTVPSGNLWVMGDNRARSADSRYNQDKPHDGFVPLDLVVGRAYAIVWPVSHWAWLSTPSDFDQVSGEAGIS
- the lepB gene encoding signal peptidase I translates to MTTTQPPQTSGRQRSRGGRAVLVLAIALLLVLLVRTFLVQTFSIPSDSMRSTLEPGERVLVWRVDAADVQRGDVVVFDGTGTFNDAPPDPQGLAAVGAAAAGLLGFRPGESDYVKRVIGLPGDRITCCDAQGRLLVNGVPLEEPYLYPGDAPSELPFDIEVPEGRLWLMGDHRSDSVDSRSHLGSPGGGTVSVDDVIGRVVAVTWPFGSLGTVARGSGS
- the rplS gene encoding 50S ribosomal protein L19, with the translated sequence MNLLDNVDAASLRTDVPDFRAGDTLNVHVKVVEGNRSRVQVFKGIVIRRTGGGIREAFTVRKVSFGVGVERTFPLHTPIIDKIEVVTRGDVKRAKLYYLRDLRGKAAKIKERREPRG
- the trmD gene encoding tRNA (guanosine(37)-N1)-methyltransferase TrmD, with the translated sequence MRLDVVTIFGEYLQPLQLSLIGKAQAEGLLDVRVHDLREHTHDRHRTVDAPPYGGGAGLLMKPEPWGEALDAILTDPPEGADPRGPVLVVPSPVGEVFSQRAAVELAAEPWLVFACGRYEGIDARVVEHYGTRIRVREVSLGDYVLNGGEVAVLAITEAVARLLPGVIGNAASLTEESHAPEHDGLLEHPAYTKPASWRGLDVPAVLAGGNHGAVDRWRRDEALRRTATRRPDVLARLDPARCDRRDLVVLAELGWTPGDHGFQVEPAAVADWVDTNEP
- the rimM gene encoding ribosome maturation factor RimM (Essential for efficient processing of 16S rRNA); the encoded protein is MEYVVARIGRPHGVRGEVTVEVRTDDPDTRFAPGAVLRTDPDRGPLTVATARWHNGTLLLTFVEVEGRTGSEALRNTRLVVDLEDEADPEDDAWYPHQLQGLAAVTMTGTPLGTVKDLLTGGAQDVLVITGTDGRDVLVPFVTALVPKVDVKRGKVLLSPPGGLFVELPGEPEE
- a CDS encoding RNA-binding protein; its protein translation is MLADALEHLVRGIVGHPDDVKVTSKTLSRGALLEVRVHPDDLGRVIGRAGRTAKALRTVIGALAGGKPVRVDLVDVDKR
- the rpsP gene encoding 30S ribosomal protein S16 translates to MAVKIRLKRMGQIRAPFYRVVIADSRNKRDGRSIEEIGLYNPMTDPSTIEIKSERVQYWLSVGAQPTEQVAALLKVTGDWQKFKGLPGAEGTYRVPTPNTKPPRIPGGGTAKVVETPAEAPAAAAETPAEES
- a CDS encoding amidohydrolase family protein → MTLHLTGPILTGPDEVVGQAWVVGDRLTFSKPSGVATTVPGWVLPGMVDAHCHVGIGPHGQVPDEVSEAQALADRAVGALLLRDAGSASETRWIDDREDLPRIVRAGRHLARTRRYLRGLAHEIEPEDLVEHVRVEARRGDGWVKLVGDWIDRSTGDLAPCWPADVLAAGVAAAHVLGTRVTVHQFGADGVEDLLDAGVDGIEHGTGLPPDLLGRVAAAGVAVVPTLVNIATFPGIADRGAAKFPRYAAHMRALHARRHDNVAALHEAGVPLFVGTDAGSVLPHGLIVDELHELVAAGLSRTAALDAATWSARSWLGHDSLVEGASADLLVLDGDPRTDLGVLRRPRVVLRGRLV
- the ffh gene encoding signal recognition particle protein, whose protein sequence is MFATLSDRLTATFKSLRGKGRLTEADVDATVREIRRALLDADVALPVVREFTSRIRERALGLEVQQNLNPAQQVVKIVNEELIAILGGETRRLRFSKNPPTVIMLAGLQGAGKTTLAGKLGRYLKQNGNRPLLVACDLQRPNAVNQLQITGERAGVDVFAPEPGNGVGDPVSVARQGLEHANHHHYDVVVVDTAGRTGVDAEMMQQAIDIRAAVNPDEVLFVLDAMVGQDAVATAEAFRDGVGFDGVVLTKLDGDARGGAALSVRQVTGQPVMFASTGEKLDDFEMFHPDRMASRILDMGDVLSLIEQAEKAFDADQAQAMAAKFAADEDFTLDDFLQQLNAVRNMGSLKKMLGMLPGMAQMRQQLDAFDEREFDRIEAMVRSMTPLERRQPKIMNGSRRARVAAGCGQTTSSVNDMLERFGQAQKMMRSLRNGMAGGTGIPGMPGMGGGGASKKQKARVAAAKGKKGKSGNPAKRAQQEQEAATKAVSAPGSAFGMPDPEKGFDPADLNLPKGFDKYLGQ